One Bacillus sp. FJAT-52991 genomic region harbors:
- a CDS encoding RsfA family transcriptional regulator: MKNRQDAWSEENDLLLAETVLRHVREGSTQLNAFEEVGDQLNRTSAACGFRWNAVVRHQYEKALDLAKKQRKQRNRLLGKEQGGKKKLLYQPPTPSLEEVEAMSTPLGNDVEMALDLPPVSVSATPHPTGEITMEKVIAFLQTVSGHSYQTDRLKQENARLKHELTEAEKERKHLEERVAELEQNSETMQEDYETLMKIMNRARKLILFDEEDQGATSFKMDRNGNLEKMAE; this comes from the coding sequence ATGAAGAACAGGCAAGATGCATGGTCTGAAGAAAATGATCTATTGCTCGCAGAAACGGTGTTACGTCATGTCCGTGAAGGAAGTACACAGCTGAATGCTTTTGAAGAAGTAGGTGACCAATTAAACCGAACTTCAGCTGCTTGTGGGTTCCGGTGGAATGCTGTCGTCCGTCATCAATATGAAAAGGCACTGGACCTTGCGAAAAAACAGCGAAAGCAGCGAAATCGTCTGCTCGGTAAAGAACAAGGTGGAAAGAAAAAGCTACTATACCAACCACCGACGCCATCATTAGAAGAAGTCGAAGCGATGTCTACACCGCTCGGCAATGATGTAGAAATGGCATTGGATCTGCCTCCTGTTTCAGTTTCAGCTACTCCGCATCCAACGGGTGAGATCACCATGGAGAAAGTGATTGCCTTTTTGCAAACTGTTTCAGGACATTCCTATCAAACAGATCGATTGAAACAAGAGAATGCAAGATTAAAACATGAACTTACGGAAGCTGAGAAAGAAAGAAAGCATTTAGAAGAGCGCGTTGCCGAGCTAGAGCAAAACTCGGAAACAATGCAAGAAGACTATGAAACATTAATGAAAATCATGAACCGAGCACGAAAGCTCATTCTTTTCGATGAGGAAGATCAAGGAGCCACCTCTTTTAAAATGGATCGCAATGGCAATCTAGAAAAGATGGCAGAATAA